The bacterium genome includes a region encoding these proteins:
- a CDS encoding DUF3341 domain-containing protein has protein sequence MSETKPKEEKKVSIVLAEFADPGSLLQAAVKTREAGYKAYDCHSPFPVHGMDGAMGLSRSPLAKIVFFCAMSAVCGMIALTYYVSVVAYPLVISGKPFFSYIAYAPPIFAIGVLTGALTSVFGMLALNKLPMPYHPLFNSTGFARVTDDGFFVTVQSNDPQYDEQKVKSFLTSIGGKNVEVIQG, from the coding sequence ATGAGTGAAACTAAGCCAAAAGAAGAGAAAAAGGTATCGATCGTGCTGGCGGAATTTGCCGATCCGGGATCGCTCCTGCAGGCTGCCGTGAAAACGCGTGAAGCCGGATACAAAGCGTATGACTGTCACTCGCCATTTCCCGTGCACGGTATGGACGGCGCGATGGGGCTGTCGCGTTCACCATTAGCAAAAATCGTATTTTTCTGCGCGATGTCGGCGGTGTGCGGGATGATCGCGTTAACGTATTATGTCAGCGTCGTTGCTTATCCGCTGGTGATTTCCGGGAAACCTTTTTTCAGTTATATCGCGTATGCGCCGCCGATTTTTGCGATCGGTGTTTTGACCGGCGCGTTAACATCCGTGTTCGGTATGCTGGCTTTGAATAAATTGCCCATGCCGTATCATCCGCTGTTCAATTCAACCGGTTTTGCGCGGGTAACGGATGACGGTTTTTTTGTAACCGTTCAGTCAAACGATCCGCAATACGACGAACAAAAAGTTAAATCGTTTTTGACGTCCATCGGCGGCAAGAATGTTGAAGTCATTCAAGGATAA
- a CDS encoding cytochrome c oxidase subunit 3 family protein yields MNHAAEHPTHLAHHFADMEQQKESAKLGMWFFLLTEVLTFGGLFCAYAVYRAWYPEMFSNAHRELNVLMGTINTVVLITSSLTMALAIRSMQIDRKNQTMWYLFFTFLLAGTFMVIKYFEYTHKIHVGQLPGKFYSFEGIEGSNPHIFFSIYFMMTGLHGIHVLGGMCLIAWLMYKTKKNTFSPEYYTPIEMTGLFWHLVDLIWIFLFPLFYLIG; encoded by the coding sequence ATGAATCATGCTGCTGAACATCCAACCCATCTTGCGCATCACTTCGCGGATATGGAGCAACAAAAAGAATCGGCTAAATTAGGCATGTGGTTCTTTTTGTTAACCGAAGTGTTGACGTTTGGCGGGTTATTTTGCGCGTATGCGGTTTACCGGGCGTGGTATCCCGAGATGTTTTCAAATGCGCACCGTGAACTGAATGTATTGATGGGAACGATCAATACGGTTGTACTGATCACCAGTTCACTCACGATGGCGCTCGCGATCCGCTCAATGCAGATCGACCGTAAGAATCAAACCATGTGGTATCTATTTTTTACGTTCCTGCTGGCCGGCACGTTCATGGTGATCAAATATTTCGAATATACTCACAAGATCCATGTCGGACAATTGCCTGGAAAGTTTTATTCCTTTGAAGGAATTGAAGGTTCGAACCCGCATATATTCTTCAGTATTTATTTCATGATGACCGGGTTGCACGGCATACACGTTTTGGGGGGGATGTGCCTTATAGCCTGGCTGATGTACAAAACAAAAAAGAACACTTTTTCGCCGGAATATTATACGCCGATCGAAATGACAGGATTATTCTGGCATCTCGTTGACCTCATTTGGATATTTTTATTTCCACTATTTTACCTTATAGGATAA
- a CDS encoding hydrogenase: MSVATTNQPEPFVDEAPLITGNPTFKGISNQISEVVENKPPKPWYMAFLVASSGLLLLLVSVTYLIFEGTGIWGINNPVGWGLAIVNFVFWVGIGHAGTLISAILFLLRQRWRTSINRFAEAMTIFAVICALLFPGIHVGRIWVTYWFAPVPNQMGMWPNFRSPLLWDFFAVGTYFTVSLLFWYVGLIPDLATLRDRAKTRTRQIIFGILSLGWRGGNRQWKHYEMAYMILAGLSTPLVLSVHSIVSTDFATSIVPGWHTTIFPPYFVAGAIFSGFAMVMTLAIIARKIYKLENIITIYHLENMNKVMLVTGMMVGYAYSCEFFIAWYSGNGYERFAFINRAFGPFWWSYFSMIFCNVVVPQIFWFKKLRTSIPVMFIATIFINIGMWFERFVIIVTLSRDYLPSSWDYYRPTAWDWMTFIGSFGLFFVLFLLFLRFLPMIAMAEVKGILPQADPHHNNGKH; this comes from the coding sequence GTGAGTGTAGCAACAACAAATCAACCTGAACCTTTCGTCGACGAAGCTCCGTTAATTACGGGCAATCCGACATTTAAGGGCATATCAAATCAGATCAGCGAAGTCGTTGAGAACAAACCGCCGAAACCCTGGTATATGGCGTTTCTGGTTGCCAGTTCAGGCCTGCTTCTGCTCTTGGTTTCCGTCACCTATTTGATCTTTGAGGGCACCGGTATCTGGGGCATAAATAATCCGGTCGGCTGGGGCTTGGCGATTGTAAACTTCGTGTTTTGGGTTGGTATCGGCCACGCAGGCACGCTGATCTCGGCAATCCTTTTTTTGCTGCGCCAAAGATGGCGCACGTCGATCAACCGATTTGCCGAAGCGATGACCATTTTTGCCGTTATTTGCGCTTTGCTCTTTCCCGGAATTCACGTTGGCCGTATTTGGGTGACGTATTGGTTTGCTCCCGTACCTAATCAAATGGGTATGTGGCCAAATTTCCGCAGCCCATTGCTTTGGGACTTTTTTGCGGTGGGAACGTATTTTACCGTTTCATTATTATTCTGGTATGTTGGTTTAATACCCGATCTTGCCACGTTGCGCGATCGCGCGAAAACGCGCACGCGACAGATCATTTTCGGAATATTATCGCTCGGATGGCGCGGCGGAAACAGGCAGTGGAAGCATTATGAAATGGCGTACATGATTTTAGCCGGGCTTTCAACACCGCTTGTGTTGTCCGTTCACAGTATCGTGTCTACGGATTTCGCTACGAGTATCGTTCCCGGATGGCATACGACGATATTCCCGCCGTATTTCGTAGCCGGCGCGATCTTTTCCGGATTTGCCATGGTGATGACGCTGGCCATCATTGCGCGTAAGATATACAAACTCGAAAATATTATTACGATCTACCATCTTGAAAATATGAACAAGGTTATGCTGGTGACGGGGATGATGGTAGGTTATGCCTACAGTTGTGAATTTTTCATCGCATGGTACAGCGGTAACGGTTACGAACGATTCGCATTTATCAACCGCGCTTTCGGCCCGTTCTGGTGGTCGTACTTCAGTATGATCTTTTGTAATGTGGTAGTGCCGCAAATATTTTGGTTCAAAAAATTACGTACGAGTATTCCGGTCATGTTCATTGCGACCATATTCATCAATATCGGCATGTGGTTCGAGCGGTTTGTGATTATCGTGACGTTGTCCCGTGATTATTTGCCTTCGAGTTGGGATTATTATCGTCCGACGGCATGGGATTGGATGACGTTTATCGGCTCATTTGGACTATTTTTTGTGTTATTCTTACTGTTCTTGAGGTTTTTACCTATGATTGCGATGGCGGAGGTAAAAGGAATTCTGCCGCAAGCGGATCCGCATCATAATAACGGTAAACATTAA
- a CDS encoding 4Fe-4S dicluster domain-containing protein: MPSINKKNMIVQNGKEYWRSLDQLADTPEFKEFVEREFPENASEMTNNVTRRNFLGLMGASIALAGLAGCRRPVEKIIPYVIKPEEIIPGIAEWYATAMPMGLNAYGVLAKSHEGHPTKIEGNEKHPSSLGSSNSFMQSAILGLYDPDRSKFVLQNNEDKTWYDFVTFWRDLYNQYKTSEGEGLALLSESWSSPSLALLQAQFKKTFPKATWVTYEPVSDENIYEGVKAATGKYYQPLYSYNKAQVILSLDSDFLYTGSDNVTAARGFADGRRIKTENDAMNRLYVVESVFSITGGMADHRLRMQSRQIGAFTAALAKELTTQGVDVEGAAGLAGGNFDMKWLSAVAKDLIQSRGKSLVVAGARQPASVHALVYAINSALGNIGNAVSYREMKDAALPDRAAFTALVKKMHDSNVSTLVIMGGNPVYNAPADLDFESAMGKVGNTIHLSAYMDETSSLAKWHIPQAHFLESWGDVRSTDGSLSIIQPLIEPLFGGKTALEFLNLVAASKDDRGYDIVRENWKNVIKGDYEKSWRLVLHDGILANSSLPLSTPKIDSKSYTNYLSSNPFASDSATKDNLEIVFQSSSATFDGRFANNGWLQELPDPVTKITWDNVAMVSFATAKELGLSNQVIKGENKQPVITLQYNGRELEMPVWVQPGHADNSVTVTLGYGRSAAGRVGNGVGTNVYALRTSAAQDFGLGLQISKTGKWYAIGTVQDHGGFDTEALAAAEIARRVPTILREGTLNEYQKNPNFVTDIAEMNAELIDKESKKKNPQLPDPISIYNAHNYAEGYQWGMSIDLNACIGCNACTIACQSENNIPIVGKSQILKGREMHWMRMDRYYSGDVEQPEIAFQPIGCQHCETAPCEQVCPVAATVHDSEGLNVMVYNRCVGTRYCANNCPYKVRRFNFLEFNPGTSGFNQVDGPEILKMSKNPDVSVRMRGVMEKCTYCVQRISGARITAKKENRQIKDGEVISACQQSCPTQAIVFGNINDPSSKVAEIKKLNRQYQLLAELNTRPRTSYLAKLRNPNPELEEHKNA, from the coding sequence ATGCCATCGATAAACAAAAAAAATATGATCGTTCAGAACGGCAAAGAATACTGGCGCAGTTTAGACCAACTCGCCGATACGCCGGAATTTAAAGAATTTGTAGAACGCGAATTTCCGGAAAACGCTTCGGAAATGACCAATAACGTAACGCGCCGTAATTTTCTCGGGCTCATGGGCGCCTCGATCGCTCTTGCCGGATTAGCGGGCTGCCGCCGTCCCGTTGAAAAGATCATTCCCTATGTGATCAAACCGGAAGAAATCATACCGGGTATTGCGGAATGGTATGCCACTGCGATGCCGATGGGACTGAATGCATACGGCGTCTTAGCTAAAAGCCATGAAGGCCACCCGACGAAGATCGAAGGAAATGAAAAACATCCTTCCTCTCTCGGTTCATCCAATTCTTTCATGCAGTCGGCCATACTTGGATTGTACGACCCGGATCGTTCGAAATTCGTCTTACAAAACAATGAAGATAAAACGTGGTATGATTTTGTCACGTTCTGGCGCGATTTATATAATCAATACAAAACCTCCGAAGGCGAGGGATTGGCCTTATTGAGCGAATCATGGTCGTCGCCGAGTCTGGCGCTTCTTCAGGCTCAATTCAAAAAAACATTTCCGAAAGCGACATGGGTTACGTATGAACCGGTCAGCGATGAAAATATTTACGAAGGCGTCAAAGCGGCTACCGGAAAATATTACCAGCCGTTATATTCCTACAATAAAGCCCAAGTAATTCTATCCTTAGATTCCGATTTTCTTTATACCGGTTCTGACAATGTCACGGCTGCGAGAGGATTTGCAGACGGACGCCGCATCAAAACTGAAAACGATGCGATGAATCGCCTGTACGTTGTTGAAAGTGTTTTTTCAATCACCGGCGGTATGGCAGATCACCGTTTGCGGATGCAAAGCCGTCAGATCGGCGCATTTACTGCCGCATTGGCGAAGGAACTTACGACACAAGGCGTTGATGTCGAAGGTGCTGCAGGATTGGCGGGCGGAAATTTTGATATGAAATGGCTGAGCGCCGTGGCAAAAGACCTGATCCAATCGCGCGGCAAGTCGCTCGTTGTAGCGGGCGCGCGTCAGCCGGCTTCCGTTCATGCGCTGGTTTACGCGATCAATTCCGCCCTCGGCAATATCGGAAACGCCGTCAGCTATCGTGAAATGAAAGACGCTGCGCTGCCGGATCGCGCCGCTTTTACCGCGCTCGTCAAAAAAATGCACGACAGCAATGTATCGACCTTGGTGATCATGGGCGGTAATCCCGTCTATAATGCGCCCGCAGATCTGGACTTTGAATCGGCCATGGGAAAAGTCGGGAATACAATTCACTTAAGCGCGTACATGGATGAAACGTCATCGCTGGCCAAGTGGCATATTCCTCAGGCGCATTTTCTTGAAAGCTGGGGCGATGTGCGTTCTACCGACGGATCTTTGAGTATTATTCAACCGTTGATCGAACCGCTGTTCGGCGGCAAGACGGCGTTGGAGTTTTTGAATCTGGTTGCCGCAAGTAAAGACGATCGTGGATACGATATTGTGCGGGAGAACTGGAAAAACGTAATAAAAGGAGATTACGAAAAATCATGGCGCCTGGTGCTGCATGATGGGATTTTGGCGAACAGTTCTTTGCCGCTCAGCACGCCGAAAATAGACAGTAAATCCTATACAAATTATCTTTCATCTAATCCTTTTGCTTCCGACTCTGCTACAAAAGATAATTTAGAAATTGTTTTTCAGTCATCGTCTGCGACGTTTGACGGGCGATTTGCCAATAACGGCTGGCTGCAGGAACTGCCCGATCCCGTTACGAAGATCACGTGGGACAATGTGGCGATGGTCAGCTTTGCGACAGCTAAAGAACTGGGATTAAGTAATCAGGTGATCAAAGGCGAAAATAAGCAGCCGGTGATCACCTTGCAATATAACGGACGCGAACTTGAAATGCCGGTATGGGTTCAACCCGGCCATGCTGATAATTCGGTCACGGTGACATTAGGCTACGGACGTTCTGCCGCGGGGCGCGTGGGTAATGGAGTCGGTACTAATGTTTATGCTTTAAGAACATCTGCGGCGCAGGATTTCGGGCTTGGATTGCAGATTTCGAAAACGGGAAAATGGTATGCTATCGGAACCGTGCAGGATCATGGCGGGTTTGATACGGAAGCGCTGGCGGCGGCAGAAATTGCGCGCCGTGTTCCGACGATCTTGCGTGAAGGAACTTTGAATGAATATCAGAAAAATCCAAATTTCGTTACTGACATAGCTGAGATGAATGCGGAATTGATCGACAAAGAAAGCAAAAAGAAAAACCCGCAATTGCCTGATCCTATATCGATTTACAATGCGCATAATTATGCTGAAGGTTATCAATGGGGCATGTCCATTGATCTCAATGCGTGTATCGGATGTAACGCCTGTACGATCGCATGTCAGAGCGAAAACAATATTCCGATTGTCGGTAAATCGCAGATACTCAAAGGACGCGAAATGCACTGGATGCGTATGGACCGATATTACAGCGGCGATGTGGAGCAGCCGGAAATAGCGTTTCAGCCTATCGGATGCCAGCACTGTGAAACGGCGCCTTGCGAACAGGTTTGCCCCGTAGCGGCAACAGTTCACGACAGCGAGGGCCTTAACGTCATGGTATACAACCGCTGCGTCGGTACGCGTTATTGCGCGAACAACTGTCCGTACAAAGTTCGCCGTTTCAACTTTCTTGAATTTAACCCGGGTACCAGCGGGTTCAATCAGGTGGACGGCCCGGAAATTCTTAAAATGTCGAAGAATCCGGACGTGTCCGTTCGTATGCGCGGCGTGATGGAAAAGTGTACGTATTGCGTCCAGCGAATCAGCGGTGCGCGCATTACCGCAAAGAAAGAAAATCGCCAGATCAAGGACGGCGAAGTCATATCGGCCTGTCAGCAAAGCTGCCCGACGCAGGCGATTGTATTTGGTAACATTAACGATCCGAGCAGTAAAGTTGCCGAGATCAAAAAACTGAACCGCCAGTATCAATTGCTGGCTGAACTCAATACGCGTCCGCGCACATCGTATCTGGCGAAACTGCGAAATCCGAATCCTGAGTTAGAAGAACATAAAAACGCTTAG
- a CDS encoding SCO family protein: protein MNDKKIKWVFIGLPAVLLLMIVGAWGIHKIKSSNSGIPVFGKVTSFSFTERNAEPFGSNELSGKVSIVNFFFTTCEGPCPRMNARVAELYKYFSAAASVQFVSISVDPVRDSLQALGDYAARFGVNDRRWLFLRAPIDDVKSLSENVFMLAGGDMPSLHSTKLILVDEQNSIRGYYSSDDPKDLQLLKKHILVLVED from the coding sequence ATGAATGATAAAAAAATAAAATGGGTTTTCATCGGTCTTCCCGCGGTATTATTATTAATGATCGTTGGTGCCTGGGGAATTCATAAAATCAAATCTTCAAACTCCGGTATTCCGGTGTTTGGTAAGGTAACATCGTTTTCATTTACCGAAAGAAACGCCGAACCGTTTGGCTCGAATGAGCTATCCGGAAAAGTAAGTATCGTTAATTTTTTCTTTACCACTTGTGAGGGTCCCTGCCCTAGGATGAACGCACGGGTTGCAGAACTTTATAAATATTTCTCAGCTGCAGCAAGCGTTCAGTTTGTTTCTATTTCTGTGGATCCCGTACGTGATTCGCTTCAGGCGCTCGGGGACTATGCTGCGCGGTTTGGTGTGAATGACCGGCGATGGCTTTTTTTGAGAGCGCCGATAGACGATGTGAAGTCGTTATCTGAAAATGTTTTTATGCTGGCGGGCGGGGACATGCCGAGTTTGCACAGTACTAAGTTGATCCTGGTAGACGAACAAAACAGCATTCGCGGGTATTATAGCAGCGATGATCCGAAAGATTTACAATTATTAAAAAAGCATATTCTAGTATTAGTTGAGGATTAA
- a CDS encoding cytochrome c: MNHQRFRKFLWIAFAVTVSACQGRPSDQPPIHLNPNMDHQPKFKPQSYSNFYENNSTMRIPVAGTVARGNLRGDAAYYTGKDEKGNLVAVSPVKTDLALLKRGQERYEIFCSPCHGAAGDGRGIVVQRGYLPPPSYHTDVLRKNPDGHFFDAMTNGIRNMASYKNQVSVNDRWAIVAYIRALQRSQNAGLEDVPQEMRKDLK; encoded by the coding sequence ATGAATCACCAAAGATTCCGGAAATTTTTATGGATCGCGTTCGCGGTAACGGTTAGTGCCTGCCAGGGCCGTCCTTCGGATCAGCCGCCGATCCATTTGAATCCTAATATGGATCATCAGCCCAAGTTCAAGCCGCAGTCGTATTCTAACTTTTATGAAAATAATTCGACTATGCGGATACCGGTTGCAGGAACCGTTGCGCGTGGGAATTTGCGCGGCGATGCGGCGTATTACACCGGCAAGGACGAGAAGGGCAATTTGGTCGCTGTCTCACCGGTTAAGACGGATTTAGCTTTGCTCAAACGCGGGCAGGAACGCTACGAAATTTTTTGTTCTCCATGTCACGGTGCGGCCGGCGATGGTCGCGGGATAGTCGTTCAGCGAGGTTACCTGCCGCCGCCGTCATACCACACGGACGTTTTGCGTAAAAATCCGGACGGACACTTTTTTGACGCCATGACCAACGGCATTCGTAACATGGCCTCCTATAAGAACCAGGTTTCCGTGAATGACCGATGGGCCATCGTCGCCTACATACGCGCCTTACAGCGCAGCCAAAACGCCGGTCTTGAAGACGTTCCACAAGAAATGCGAAAGGACCTTAAGTAA
- the ctaD gene encoding cytochrome c oxidase subunit I: MATASQSYAEVNYLNDPKGLKSWLLTLDHKRIGLMYLFAIMTMFLMGGVFAILLRLELMTPARDYFDPDTYNKLFTLHGAIMVFLFIIPSIPAAIGNIILPLQLGAKDVAFPRLNLASWYVYVTGAIFALYSMISGAVDTGWTFYTPYSTTTNTSVISMTLAVFILGFSSIFTGLNFIVTIHKLRAPGMTWFRLPLMVWGLYATAIIQVLATPVLAITLVLLMLERSLGIGIFDPAMGGDPVLFQHFFWFYSHPAVYIMILPGMAIISELVAAFSHKQIFGYRFVGFSSLAIALTGFLVWGHHMFTSGQSEFSAVVFSFITFLVGIPSGIKIFNWLVTMHRGSISFQAPMLWTFSFLFLFTIGGLTGIFLGAISLDQHLHDTYFVVAHFHYVMMGGTVMALMGGIHYWWPKIWGRMYNEAWARFSVIFVFVGFNLTFFTQFILGTQGMPRRYFSYVERFQTLHQMSTIGTWLIGLGFLIMAIYLIYAIFKGPVAGNNPWGALTLEWTTPSPPPAHNFDRQPIAVHGPYDYDSMMAEITYSGTPGYVGSKEETKTEVK; the protein is encoded by the coding sequence ATGGCTACCGCTTCGCAATCTTATGCCGAAGTAAATTATCTGAATGATCCCAAAGGCTTGAAGTCCTGGCTATTGACGCTGGATCACAAGCGCATCGGCTTGATGTATTTATTTGCCATCATGACGATGTTTTTGATGGGCGGCGTTTTTGCCATTTTGTTGCGGCTGGAACTCATGACGCCGGCTCGTGATTATTTTGATCCGGATACGTACAATAAACTCTTTACACTGCATGGTGCGATCATGGTGTTTCTTTTTATCATTCCTTCGATTCCCGCAGCCATCGGAAATATTATTCTGCCTTTACAGTTGGGCGCGAAAGACGTCGCGTTTCCGCGGCTTAATCTAGCCAGCTGGTACGTATATGTTACAGGCGCCATTTTCGCACTGTATTCAATGATCAGCGGGGCTGTAGATACCGGATGGACATTCTATACGCCGTACAGCACGACGACCAATACGTCCGTCATTTCTATGACGCTGGCCGTATTTATTCTGGGTTTTTCTTCGATCTTTACAGGACTTAATTTTATCGTCACGATTCACAAATTACGCGCTCCCGGGATGACTTGGTTCCGCCTGCCATTGATGGTCTGGGGATTATATGCCACTGCGATCATTCAGGTTCTCGCGACACCGGTGCTCGCAATTACCTTGGTGCTATTAATGCTGGAACGCAGTTTAGGCATTGGCATATTTGATCCTGCCATGGGAGGCGATCCGGTTTTATTTCAGCATTTTTTCTGGTTTTATTCCCATCCGGCGGTTTATATCATGATCCTGCCCGGTATGGCGATTATCAGTGAACTGGTAGCGGCCTTTTCTCATAAACAAATTTTCGGTTATCGTTTTGTCGGATTTTCAAGCCTTGCAATAGCTTTGACGGGCTTCCTGGTTTGGGGCCATCACATGTTCACCTCCGGCCAATCAGAATTTTCAGCTGTCGTTTTTTCATTTATTACCTTCCTGGTGGGTATACCTTCAGGCATCAAAATATTTAATTGGCTAGTCACTATGCATAGAGGCTCCATCAGTTTTCAGGCGCCGATGCTATGGACATTTTCTTTCTTGTTTCTGTTTACGATCGGCGGATTAACCGGTATTTTTCTTGGCGCCATTTCGCTCGATCAGCATTTACACGATACATATTTTGTTGTTGCGCATTTTCATTACGTGATGATGGGAGGAACGGTCATGGCTCTGATGGGAGGTATTCATTACTGGTGGCCAAAAATATGGGGACGAATGTACAATGAAGCCTGGGCGCGTTTCTCGGTTATTTTTGTTTTTGTCGGATTCAATCTGACTTTTTTCACACAGTTCATTTTGGGGACCCAGGGCATGCCGAGACGCTATTTCAGTTACGTTGAACGTTTTCAGACACTGCACCAGATGTCCACGATCGGTACATGGCTTATCGGTTTAGGCTTCCTTATCATGGCAATCTATCTGATTTACGCCATATTCAAAGGGCCTGTTGCAGGCAATAATCCCTGGGGCGCTCTGACTTTAGAGTGGACCACGCCGTCGCCGCCGCCGGCTCATAATTTTGATCGTCAGCCGATCGCAGTTCACGGTCCCTATGATTACGACTCTATGATGGCCGAAATAACCTATAGCGGAACTCCGGGTTATGTGGGCAGTAAAGAGGAAACTAAAACAGAAGTAAAGTAG
- a CDS encoding SCO family protein, with translation MDRQPVSGIDVIEHLSDTIPLDLEFTDDEGKKTVLGDYFHQGKPVVIVLAYYNCPMLCTLVLNGVADAVKQNNWTPGEDYRIVTISIDSSETAELAGLKRKRYLEYLAKPEADAGWRFHVGDHTQIVRLADALGFKFFYDADRKEFAHPAVVFILGEDGKISRYLYGIQFNDRDFRLALVEASEGKVGNTLDRLLLYCFHYDPASKGYVVMAMNVMKLGGLATMLILGLFLAVMWKRDRTSKKE, from the coding sequence ATGGACCGGCAGCCTGTGAGCGGGATCGATGTTATCGAACATCTAAGCGATACCATTCCGCTTGATCTCGAATTTACCGACGATGAAGGCAAGAAAACAGTACTGGGCGATTATTTTCATCAGGGCAAACCGGTTGTGATTGTGTTAGCCTATTATAATTGCCCGATGTTATGCACGCTGGTGCTGAACGGCGTCGCGGATGCGGTAAAGCAGAACAATTGGACTCCGGGTGAAGATTACCGTATCGTCACGATCAGCATTGATTCTTCGGAGACGGCTGAGTTGGCCGGCCTGAAAAGGAAACGGTATCTTGAATATCTCGCCAAACCGGAAGCGGATGCCGGTTGGCGGTTTCACGTCGGCGACCATACACAGATCGTACGTTTGGCAGATGCATTGGGCTTTAAGTTTTTCTATGATGCAGACCGAAAAGAATTTGCGCATCCGGCGGTAGTTTTTATTTTGGGTGAAGACGGAAAAATTTCCCGTTACCTGTATGGCATTCAGTTTAATGACCGCGATTTCAGATTAGCATTGGTAGAAGCGTCCGAGGGCAAGGTTGGAAATACGCTGGATCGATTGCTTCTGTATTGTTTTCATTACGATCCTGCGTCGAAAGGTTACGTCGTCATGGCGATGAACGTCATGAAACTGGGCGGATTGGCAACTATGTTGATATTGGGATTGTTTCTTGCCGTGATGTGGAAAAGAGACCGTACATCAAAAAAAGAATAA
- a CDS encoding DUF420 domain-containing protein: MAFTDLPTLNAFLNLVCSMLLIAGFIQIKNGNRDLHKKIMIGALITSALFLTSYVFYHYQVGSVSYPYHDWTRPLYFFILIPHVILAALMGPFILTAVWFAFRNDFDRHKKVVRWVWPVWIFVSASGVAVYLMLYRL; the protein is encoded by the coding sequence ATGGCCTTCACTGATCTGCCGACGTTAAACGCGTTCTTAAACCTTGTCTGTTCCATGTTATTGATTGCGGGGTTCATTCAGATAAAAAATGGAAACCGCGATTTACACAAGAAAATCATGATTGGCGCATTGATCACTTCCGCTTTATTCCTGACGTCATATGTGTTTTACCACTATCAGGTCGGTTCCGTCTCTTATCCGTATCATGACTGGACGCGGCCTCTTTATTTCTTCATACTAATTCCGCATGTGATTCTGGCCGCACTGATGGGTCCGTTTATTTTAACGGCAGTGTGGTTTGCATTTCGAAATGATTTCGATCGGCATAAAAAGGTTGTGCGTTGGGTATGGCCTGTGTGGATATTTGTGTCGGCGAGCGGCGTGGCGGTTTATTTAATGCTCTATCGCTTGTAA
- the coxB gene encoding cytochrome c oxidase subunit II, whose product MNESSSFWMPQANSTYAGDIDALFYFIYYCSVFFLALVTAGIIYFSLKHKRRKQEMTSGATHNNTLEFVWTIIPAILSFTVFGWAFQDYIHMTVVPKDALEIKVTGQKWFWSFEYPEGGTSVNELVIPVGKPIKLLQSSKDVIHSLFLPEFRTKRDVLPNRYSVNWIEAVSTGEFEIFCAEYCGTKHSEMIGKVRVLTELEFNKWLETNSASGEGMTPELYGEKLYASKACITCHSLDGKPGTGPSWKGIYGHEVKMADGSTVEVDENYIRESILNPQARIVAGFQPVMPTYQGILKDREIDAIISYIKTLK is encoded by the coding sequence ATGAATGAGAGCAGTTCGTTTTGGATGCCTCAGGCCAATTCTACTTACGCGGGCGATATTGATGCGCTTTTTTATTTCATCTATTATTGCTCTGTATTTTTCCTGGCGCTCGTTACAGCTGGGATTATTTATTTTTCCCTAAAGCACAAACGACGTAAACAGGAAATGACATCCGGCGCTACGCACAACAACACATTGGAATTTGTGTGGACGATCATTCCGGCTATTCTATCCTTTACGGTATTTGGCTGGGCTTTTCAGGATTACATTCACATGACCGTTGTTCCGAAGGATGCTTTGGAGATCAAAGTAACCGGACAAAAATGGTTCTGGTCGTTTGAATATCCGGAAGGCGGCACGTCGGTAAATGAGTTGGTCATACCCGTCGGCAAACCGATCAAACTCTTGCAGTCGTCGAAAGACGTGATCCACAGCTTGTTTCTTCCGGAATTCAGGACGAAACGCGATGTATTACCCAATCGTTATTCTGTCAACTGGATTGAAGCGGTAAGTACGGGCGAATTTGAAATTTTTTGCGCCGAGTATTGCGGAACCAAACATTCGGAAATGATCGGCAAGGTGCGCGTACTGACGGAATTAGAATTTAATAAATGGCTGGAGACCAATAGCGCAAGCGGCGAAGGCATGACGCCGGAATTATACGGTGAAAAACTGTACGCTTCGAAGGCATGTATCACCTGCCACAGTCTTGACGGGAAGCCGGGAACGGGCCCCAGCTGGAAAGGTATCTACGGCCATGAGGTTAAGATGGCCGACGGTTCCACGGTTGAGGTGGATGAGAACTATATACGTGAATCCATATTGAATCCGCAGGCGCGTATCGTAGCCGGATTCCAGCCTGTGATGCCCACGTACCAGGGAATCTTAAAGGACCGGGAGATTGACGCCATTATTTCGTATATCAAAACATTAAAATAA